The Azospirillaceae bacterium genome has a segment encoding these proteins:
- a CDS encoding zinc ABC transporter substrate-binding protein: MTARRRLLGFAAALLAVPILGALPAAAQEASAGKVRVVASFSVLADMVRVVGGDAVEVAPLIGPDADAHVFQPSPAHARAVSQAQLVVVNGHGFEGWMTRLIRSANYKGPVVTASEGVPTLGMGKDAAHGPGHGPAKAKSGHSHGHAHSPASADPHIWQDPLRAQAMVRNIADGLAKIAPARADRFRANADAYAQELARIETWGHEQLAAVPPDRRRVVTSHDSFGYLGDRFGIAFVPAQGLSTDAEPTAQQVAALIRQVRQDGIRAVFVENVSNPRVIERIAAESGAVVGGRLYSDALSGPGGPAPSHAAMLRHNIGAIVAALKR, from the coding sequence ATGACCGCACGCCGCCGGCTGCTGGGCTTTGCCGCTGCCCTGCTGGCCGTCCCCATCCTGGGCGCCTTGCCCGCGGCGGCACAGGAAGCCTCTGCGGGCAAGGTCCGCGTGGTGGCGTCCTTCAGCGTGCTGGCGGATATGGTCCGGGTGGTCGGCGGCGATGCCGTGGAGGTCGCCCCCCTCATCGGCCCCGACGCCGACGCCCACGTGTTCCAACCGTCGCCGGCCCACGCCCGCGCGGTGTCGCAGGCCCAGCTCGTGGTCGTGAATGGCCATGGATTCGAGGGGTGGATGACCCGCTTGATCCGCTCGGCCAACTACAAGGGGCCGGTGGTCACCGCCAGCGAGGGCGTGCCGACCCTCGGAATGGGCAAGGACGCGGCGCATGGGCCGGGGCACGGTCCGGCAAAGGCGAAGTCCGGCCACTCCCATGGTCATGCCCATTCCCCCGCCTCCGCGGATCCCCACATTTGGCAGGACCCGCTGCGGGCGCAGGCGATGGTCCGCAACATCGCGGACGGCCTTGCCAAGATCGCCCCGGCGCGCGCCGACCGGTTCCGGGCCAACGCCGACGCCTATGCCCAGGAATTGGCCCGGATCGAGACCTGGGGGCACGAGCAATTGGCCGCCGTTCCGCCGGATCGGCGCCGGGTCGTGACGTCCCATGACAGCTTCGGCTATCTGGGCGACCGGTTCGGCATCGCCTTCGTCCCCGCGCAGGGCCTGTCCACGGATGCCGAGCCCACCGCCCAGCAGGTGGCCGCGCTGATCCGGCAGGTGCGGCAGGACGGCATCCGCGCGGTGTTCGTGGAGAACGTGTCCAATCCCCGGGTGATCGAACGGATCGCCGCGGAGTCCGGGGCCGTGGTGGGCGGCCGGCTTTACTCCGATGCCCTGTCCGGGCCCGGAGGTCCGGCCCCGTCCCATGCGGCGATGCTGCGGCACAACATCGGCGCCATCGTCGCCGCGCTAAAAAGATGA